Below is a genomic region from Rhododendron vialii isolate Sample 1 chromosome 5a, ASM3025357v1.
CCCAAATCCTCATTCCCATCCAAATCCTTCACTCCCGTACTATTACCCTCATCACCAACCCACATCCTATTCCTAAAATACTCCTTCAAAAACTTCTCATTCTCATCCAAATTTCCATCTTCTCCAAAATACTCATTCAATTTCTTCTCAACCTCGCccatatcatcatcatcatcatcatcccccGTACCATTCCTTGCTCTCTCTTTCAACAACTCTCCACCATCATCGTCATCCAAAGCCGCCTCGGCCGCATCCAGGAACTCCCTCCTCAACTCCTCTTGCTCCTCTTTATAACTCTTCACCCtcttctcctccttctcctcctcctcctcatcatcatcatcaaactCTGCCCCCTCCTCGATCAAATGCCTTGCCGCCACATCCTTCAAATACAttggcttcttcttctccttctaaTCTCTTTTTTCTACCTCCTCTCCTCCGCTCTCGTCTTCTTCGTCATCGGACTCGAATAGCTTAGCCTCTCTGTTCCTCAGCTCAGGGTCGTGTTTCTTGACCTTAATCAACGCGCTCAAGAACTCCAAATCCCTCTTTGAGTTAGTTAACTCGTCCTTTTCCGCTTCGTCGAAGGACGATTCGTCAGAGTCGGACGAGCAAGATACGACGCCGTTCTTCTTGAGCTCGTCGAGCTTTTGCAAATCCTCTCGCTTCTTGTTGTGCTCGTAACGGCGGGCGAACTCTTTGTTGATTTTGATCTTCGATATGTCTTCTTCATCAGACACGTCGCTGCCCTCAAATAGCTTCGTGCCCATGGATTGCGAGAGACGTTCAAGCTCAGCAGAAACTGAAAATCGAACAAAATGGGGATAATAAGAGCAAGCAGAAAATGGATGTGTAAACATGTTCAATAGATTAGGGTTTAGTGGATTCCAATTGACGCGAATTCGACAAAATTAGGATTTTAAGAAAAGAGAAGCGCAGCTGTATTAGTCCTTTTTAATTTCACAAAATTAAATACTCCCATGGATTTTCCTACCATTATAAACTAAAtagaaatcatcaataaaagCTACACCGAACAGGTTCAGCTCGGTCAATAACGGTTAAACCGGTTTTCTGGTTTGGTTCGGTTCACTTTGGGCAAAAATCCCATACTTGGTTCCCACACAAATGTGACAAACCTTCACCAGGGTTATTAGTGGTGATACCGGTCTGATTCGGTCCGGTTTTGGGCTATTTTTAGGACTGAAGCCGATTTCGGTTTGGAGATTAGTCAACCAGAATTGGTTGAAACATGACCGGTCCagtttcaatcaattttaccgGTTTCAGTCCGGTTTGATCAGTTTCCATTTTGGACTACATTTTGGGTCAGGCGCAATAAAAATAAAGATCGACTTTGGGCAAATACACCAAGAAACACGCAATTCAATAGATAAGCGGATCCATAATTTGGTTGATAACAAAGTTACAAGTCACCCTCCTCCAAATTGTAGCTGGACAAAAGTGGCAGACTTTATAGACCAAGCAAACAAAACCTGGGATGTGGACAAACTCAGACAATGTATCACAGAAGCTGAATCTATTGCTATCTCCTCTATTCCTATCAGCATCTCCAATGCAAAAGACAAGCGAATTTGGAAGTTCAACAAATATGGAAAGTATTCTGTGAAGTCGGGATATCACCAAGGGATAAAAAAGATTGCACTTTCTAAGCCCTCTCAAGCATCCACTTCTTACTCTCCACCAAAATCtttgtggaacaaactctgggATGTTCCTACTGCCCCTAAAATCTGTCACTTTATGTGGAAGGTGGTCAAGAATTGGGTGGCTAGCAA
It encodes:
- the LOC131325701 gene encoding uncharacterized protein LOC131325701 — encoded protein: MYLKDVAARHLIEEGAEFDDDDEEEEEKEEKRVKSYKEEQEELRREFLDAAEAALDDDDGGELLKERARNGTGDDDDDDDMGEVEKKLNEYFGEDGNLDENEKFLKEYFRNRMWVGDEGNSTGVKDLDGNEDLGLSEDEEEVEKQEDYEITLRTNLQSVQVTHMADDESMT
- the LOC131325711 gene encoding protein kri1-like, translating into MFTHPFSACSYYPHFVRFSVSAELERLSQSMGTKLFEGSDVSDEEDISKIKINKEFARRYEHNKKREDLQKLDELKKNGVVSCSSDSDESSFDEAEKDELTNSKRDLEFLSALIKVKKHDPELRNREAKLFESDDEEDESGGEEVEKRD